From a region of the Syngnathus typhle isolate RoL2023-S1 ecotype Sweden linkage group LG12, RoL_Styp_1.0, whole genome shotgun sequence genome:
- the swi5 gene encoding DNA repair protein SWI5 homolog isoform X1, with protein MNSEQLSEDIGKQNNSASPISTPEGNNLKRGLLKRTPFSKMRKVHSNFKSPDTFVLFTSQGQITKSCKLSPEEEVEELEKRSMQLDTEIAQLEMEGYNVEELDCHIDMLHEYNDIKDIGQSLLGRIAALRGTTVRDLYSHFGLELED; from the exons ATGAATTCTGAGCAATTGTCTGAAGATATCGGGAAACAGAATAACTCCGCAAGCCCAATTTCGACACCAGAAGGGAATAATTTAAAAAGAGGACTTTTGAAAAG AACTCCTTTCTCAAAAATGAGGAAAGTACATTCCAACTTCAAATCACCG GAtacgtttgttttgtttacatcaCAGGGTCAAATAACTAAGTCTTGTAAACTTAGTCCTGAAGAAGAGGTGGAAGAGCTCGAGAAAAGGTCAATGCAGTTGGATACCGAGATTGCACAACTGGAAATGGA AGGATACAACGTGGAGGAGCTGGACTGTCACATTGATATGCTGCATGAGTACAACGACATCAAGGACATTGGACAGTCCCTCTTGGGCAGAATAG CTGCTCTACGCGGGACCACTGTACGAGACCTCTACAGCCACTTTGGTCTGGAACTGGAGGactga
- the swi5 gene encoding DNA repair protein SWI5 homolog isoform X2 has product MNSEQLSEDIGKQNNSASPISTPEGNNLKRGLLKRTPFSKMRKVHSNFKSPGQITKSCKLSPEEEVEELEKRSMQLDTEIAQLEMEGYNVEELDCHIDMLHEYNDIKDIGQSLLGRIAALRGTTVRDLYSHFGLELED; this is encoded by the exons ATGAATTCTGAGCAATTGTCTGAAGATATCGGGAAACAGAATAACTCCGCAAGCCCAATTTCGACACCAGAAGGGAATAATTTAAAAAGAGGACTTTTGAAAAG AACTCCTTTCTCAAAAATGAGGAAAGTACATTCCAACTTCAAATCACCG GGTCAAATAACTAAGTCTTGTAAACTTAGTCCTGAAGAAGAGGTGGAAGAGCTCGAGAAAAGGTCAATGCAGTTGGATACCGAGATTGCACAACTGGAAATGGA AGGATACAACGTGGAGGAGCTGGACTGTCACATTGATATGCTGCATGAGTACAACGACATCAAGGACATTGGACAGTCCCTCTTGGGCAGAATAG CTGCTCTACGCGGGACCACTGTACGAGACCTCTACAGCCACTTTGGTCTGGAACTGGAGGactga
- the fam163ba gene encoding protein FAM163B codes for MTAGTVVITGGILATVILLLIIAVLCYCRLQYYCCKKEESESEEEEPDFAVTSRLPPVHSNHNIVAATAAASSIPNGPALFPTPPLARKLTRSQTFCPSCTHYELPFYLQPPAPPPVLHQVDGLRNGGDRVSYRSMPPPPPQQPDMELPVPVNISNYRKPHLARSVTMREMFTRSCSISTDV; via the exons AtgacagccgggacagtggtcaTCACCGGTGGAATTCTTGCTACGGTCATATTACTCCTTATCATCGCAGTACTGTGCTACTGCAGATTGCAG TATTACTGCTGTAAGAAGGAGGAGTCCGagtcggaggaggaggagccggaCTTTgccgtcacgtcgcgcctgccGCCGGTCCACTCCAACCACAACATTGTGGCGGCCACGGCCGCCGCCTCGTCCATTCCCAATGGCCCCGCCCTCTTCCCCACCCCGCCTCTGGCCCGGAAACTAACCCGCTCGCAGACCTTCTGCCCGTCGTGCACTCACTACGAGCTACCCTTTTACCtgcagccccccgcccccccgccgGTCCTCCACCAAGTCGATGGCTTGAGGAACGGCGGCGATCGCGTTAGCTACCGCAGCATGCCGCCACCTCCGCCGCAGCAACCGGACATGGAACTCCCCGTGCCCGTTAACATTTCCAACTACCGTAAGCCGCACTTGGCCCGTTCAGTCACCATGAGGGAAATGTTCACTCGCAGCTGTAGCATCAGCACTGACGtttag